Within the Aeromicrobium sp. Root236 genome, the region CCGAGGTTGACCGCACCGGTCCGCAGCGCGAGCGCGCTCATCTCGGCGAAGATCGTGGTGCCGAGACCTGTCAGGCGTGCGCTGGAGGTCTTCATGCGGTCGATCCTAGGCGGCTAGGTACGGACCTCTTCGGTGCCCGGCACCTCGGCCTGCTTGATCTCGTCGACGAGGTCGTCGGGTGGCGGTGCGGTCGTTGACGCGTCCTCGGACCCCGCACCACCGCCGACCGACGTGCGCTTCTTGTTCCAGACGTCGAACGCGACGGCGGCCAGCAGCACGAGGCCCTTGACGGCCTGCTGCCAGTCGATCGAGGTGCCCATGAGCGACATGCCGTTGTTGAGGACACCCATGACGAAGCCACCGATGATGGCGCCGACGACCGTGCCGACACCGCCGGTGACCGCCGCGCCGCCGATGAACGCAGCAGCGATCGCGTCGAGCTCGAAGTTGGTGCCGGCCTTGGGGTTGGCAGCCGTGAGGCGCGCGGCCGTGACCATGCCGGCGAGTGCGGCGAGCAGCCCCATGTTGGTCATGACGAGGAAGTCGATGCGGCGCGTACGAACGCCCGACATCGTCGCGGCGTCGACGTTGCCACCGATCGCGTAGACGTGCCGGCCGATGATCGTGCGCTCCATGATGAAGCTGTAGATGCCGATCAGGACGAACAGGATCAGGCCGACGACCGGCAGGCCGCGGTACTGCGCCAGGACGTACGAGAAGCCGAAGAGGACCGCGACGATCACGATCAGCTTGGCGTAGAACACGGGGAGCGGGAGGACCTCGAAGTTGTAGCGGATCGCCGACGAGCGCTTGCGGAACTCCAGGAACACCAGGAACACCGCCAGGAGGGCGGCGATCACGAGGGTCAGGTTGGCCAGCCCGGTGTCGGGCCCGACCTCGGGGAGGAAGCCGTTGCCCATCGACTCGAAGCCCTGGGGCAGGTTGCCGATCGTCGCGCCGTCGAGCACGACGAGCGTCAGGCCGCGGAACAGCAGCATGCTCGACAGCGTCACGATGAACGCGGGGATGCCGACGTACGCCACCCAGAACCCGTGCCAGGCGCCGATCGCCGCCCCGATGCCGAGGCACAGGATCACGGCGATGAGCCAGGGGATGTCCCACTTGGTCATCATGGTCGCCGCGACGGCGCCGACGAAGGCGGCAACCGAGCCGACCGACAGGTCGATGTGGCGGGCGATGATGACCATGACCATGCCGATCGCCAGGATGAGGATCGCGGCGTTCTGGGTCAGCAGGTTGGTGACGTTGAGCGGCTTCAGCAGCACGCCGTCGGTCTTGATCTGGAAGAACAGGACGATCGCCACGAGGGCGATGACCATGCCGTACTGCCTGACGTTGCCTCGCAACAGGCCCTTCATCGTGCTTGCGGTGCTCATCGTCCTACCTCTTGTCCGTGTGTCGTGGTCATGTAGCGCATCAGGGTCTCCTGGTCGGCTTGCGCGCGGTCGAGCTCGCCGGTGATGCGGCCTTCGGCGAGGGTGTAGATGCGGTCGCAGAGGCCGAGCAGCTCCGGCAGCTCCGAGGAGATGACGATGACGCCGCGGCCCTGCTTGGCGAGGCGCTGGATGACGCCGTAGATCTCATACTTGGCGCCGACGTCGATGCCGCGGGTCGGCTCGTCGAGGATCAGCACCTGGGGATCGGTGTACATCCACTTGCTCAGCACGACCTTCTGCTGGTTGCCGCCCGAGAGCTTGGCGACGCCCTCGTTGACGGTCGGCGTCTTGATGTTCATGCTGCTTCGATAGCGCTCGGCCACGACGACCTCTTCACGCTGGTCGACCGTGAGGCCCTTGCGCAGCTTGTCGATCCCGGCCGCCGTGACGGACCGCTTGATGTCGTCGAGCAGGTTGAGGCCGAGCGCCTTGCGGTCCTCGGTGAGGTAGGCGATGCCGGCCTCGATCGCGGCGTGCACCGACTTGAGGTGCAGCTCCTTGCCGTCGAGGATCAGCTGCCCTTCGATGTGGCTGCCGTACGAGCGGCCGAAGATGCTGCGCGCGAGCTCGGTGCGTCCGGCGCCCATCAGCCCGGCGATGCCGACGATCTCGCCGCGATGCACCTCGAGGTTGGCGTCCTTGATGACCGCGCGTGACCCGTCGAGCGGGTGCATGACGGTCCAGTTGCGGACCTCGAGCAGCACGTCGCCGATCTCCGGCTCGTGCTCCGGGAAGCGGTGCTCGAGGTCGCGACCGACCATGCCGCGGATGATGCGGTCCTCGTCGACGCGGTCCTCGGAGACCACGAGGGTCTCGATGGTCTTGCCGTCGCGCAGGATCGTGATCGCGTCGGCGATCTGCTCGATCTCGTTGAGCTTGTGGGAGATCATGATCGACGTGATGCCCTTGTCCTGCAGGCCCTTGAGCAGGCCGAGGAGGTGCTGGGAGTCGTCGTCGTTGAGGGCTGCGGTGGGCTCGTCGAGGATCAGCAGCCGGACGTCCTTGGACAGCGCCTTGGCGATCTCGACGAGCTGCTGCTTGCCGACGCCGAGGTGCTTGACGGGCGTCAGGGGGTTCTCCGCCAGCCCGACCCGGGCCAGCAGCTCGATCGCCTGACGGTTGGTGCGGTCCCAGCTGATGATGCCGCCGGACGCCTTCTCGTTGCCCAGGAAGATGTTCTCGGCGATCGACAGCTCGGGTATCAGCGCGAGCTCCTGGTGGATGATGACGATGCCGGCCGCCTCGCTCTGGCGGATGTCCTTGAACTCGACGACGTCGCCGTCGAACACGATGTCGCCGTCGTAGGAGCCGTGCGGGTAGACGCCGCTGAGCACCTTCATGAGCGTCGACTTGCCGGCGCCGTTCTCACCGCAGATCGCGTGGATGTCGCCGGTCTTGACGGTGAGGTTGACGTCGTCGAGCGCGATGACGCCGGGGAACTCCTTGGTGATGGAGCGCATCTCCAGGATGGGTTTCATGGTGCGGATGTCCTGTCGGTCCAGTGGGGGTGTGAGCTGTGGGGCGCCCCTACGCAGAAGGGGCGCCCCACACGTATCACTTGAGGTCGGCGTCCGTGTAGTAGCCGGAGTCGACCAGGACCTTCTGAACGCTGTCCTTGGTCACGGGGACCGGGTCCAGCAGGTAGGACGGGACAACCTTCTTGCCGTTGTCGTACGTCTTGGTGTCGTTGACCTCGGGCTTCTTGTCAGCACCGATCGCCTTGATCATCGCGACCGTGACCTTGGCCAGCTCGCGCGTGTCCTTGAAGATCGTCGAGTACTGCTCGCCCTGGAGGATCGACTTGACCGACTGGACCTCGGCGTCCTGACCGGTGACGACGGGCAGGGGCTTGTCGCCGGCGCCGTAGCCGTTGGCCTTGAGCGCCGCGATGATGCCCAGGGACAGTCCGTCGTACGGCGACAGGACGCCGTTGACGGTCTCGCTGCTGTAGCTCTTCGTCAGGATGTTGTCCATGCGCTGCTGCGCCGTGGCGGGGTCCCAACGCAGGATCGCGGCCTGCTTGAAGCCGGTCTGGCCCGAGACGATCTTGAGGTCGCCGGAGTCGATCTTGGGCTGCAGGACCTTCATCGCGCCGTTCCAGAAGAACGTCGCGTTGTTGTCGTCCGGCGAGCCGGCGAACAGCTCGACGTTGTAGGGCGCCTTGCCCTTGGCCTCGAGGCCCGTGAGCAGCGACTGCGCCTGGAGCTCGCCGACCTTCTCGTTGTCGAACGTCGTGTAGTAGTCGACGGCGTCCGAGTCACGGATCAGGCGGTCGTACGCGATGATCGGGATGTCGGTGTCCTCGGCCTTCTGCAGCACGTCGCCGAGCGCCGTGCCGTCGATGGCCGCGATGACGAGCATCTTCTCGCCCTTGGTGACCATGTTCTCGACCTGCGAGACCTGGGTCGGGATGTCGTCCTCGGCGTACTGGAGGTCGACCTTGTAGCCGGCCGCCTCGAGCTGCTTCTTGATGTTGTTGCCGTCGGCGATCCAGCGCTCCGACGACTTGGTCGGCATCGCGACGCCGATGGTGCCCTTGTCGCCGCCGCCTCCGCCATCACCGGAGCCGCCGCACGCCGTCAGGCTCAGCGCCACTGCGACGCCGGCGACTGTTGCGAGTACTTTTCGCACTGATTTTCTCCTTCGTTGCTCGGACTGCAGGGGCTGTCCCTGTCCGTTTCCTTCTTTTTCTTGCGCAGACGTCAAAGCCCCTGCGCGAGTCTGTGGGGTGGTCATCGGATCGCCTCGAGCTTGCGGGCCTTGAGGCGGTGCATGACGTCGTCGCCACCGCGACCGAAGTGGTCGTGCAGCGCGCGGTAGTCGTCATAGAGGGCGTCGTACGCCTGGGCGCGCGCGGCGTCGGGGACGTGGCGGTTGCGGTCGACCCGGCCCATCGCGTCGGATGCGGCCTGGACGTCGGGGTAGGCACCGGCGGCGACGGCGGCGTGGATCGCGGAGCCGAGCGCCGGCCCCTGCTCCGAGCCGATCGTGGACAGCGGCAGGTTGAGCACGTCGGCGTAGATCTGCATCAGCAAGGCGTTCTTCTGCAGGCCGCCCGCGATGACGATCTCGTGCACCGGCACGCCGGCCTCGGCGAACGTCTCGAGGATCAGCCGCGTGCCGAACGCCGTGGCCTCCAGCAGTGCGCGGTAGACGTCCTCGGGCCGGGTGGCCAGCGTGAGCCCGACGACGAGGCCGGACAGGTCGTGGTCGACCAGCACCGAGCGGTTGCCGCTGTGCCAGTCGAGCGCCAGCAGGCCGTGCTCGCCGACCGCCTGCTGCGCGGCCAGCCTGCTGAGGTGCTCGTGGACCGTCACCCCCGCGTCGTCAGC harbors:
- the mmsB gene encoding multiple monosaccharide ABC transporter permease, giving the protein MSTASTMKGLLRGNVRQYGMVIALVAIVLFFQIKTDGVLLKPLNVTNLLTQNAAILILAIGMVMVIIARHIDLSVGSVAAFVGAVAATMMTKWDIPWLIAVILCLGIGAAIGAWHGFWVAYVGIPAFIVTLSSMLLFRGLTLVVLDGATIGNLPQGFESMGNGFLPEVGPDTGLANLTLVIAALLAVFLVFLEFRKRSSAIRYNFEVLPLPVFYAKLIVIVAVLFGFSYVLAQYRGLPVVGLILFVLIGIYSFIMERTIIGRHVYAIGGNVDAATMSGVRTRRIDFLVMTNMGLLAALAGMVTAARLTAANPKAGTNFELDAIAAAFIGGAAVTGGVGTVVGAIIGGFVMGVLNNGMSLMGTSIDWQQAVKGLVLLAAVAFDVWNKKRTSVGGGAGSEDASTTAPPPDDLVDEIKQAEVPGTEEVRT
- the mmsA gene encoding multiple monosaccharide ABC transporter ATP-binding protein, which codes for MKPILEMRSITKEFPGVIALDDVNLTVKTGDIHAICGENGAGKSTLMKVLSGVYPHGSYDGDIVFDGDVVEFKDIRQSEAAGIVIIHQELALIPELSIAENIFLGNEKASGGIISWDRTNRQAIELLARVGLAENPLTPVKHLGVGKQQLVEIAKALSKDVRLLILDEPTAALNDDDSQHLLGLLKGLQDKGITSIMISHKLNEIEQIADAITILRDGKTIETLVVSEDRVDEDRIIRGMVGRDLEHRFPEHEPEIGDVLLEVRNWTVMHPLDGSRAVIKDANLEVHRGEIVGIAGLMGAGRTELARSIFGRSYGSHIEGQLILDGKELHLKSVHAAIEAGIAYLTEDRKALGLNLLDDIKRSVTAAGIDKLRKGLTVDQREEVVVAERYRSSMNIKTPTVNEGVAKLSGGNQQKVVLSKWMYTDPQVLILDEPTRGIDVGAKYEIYGVIQRLAKQGRGVIVISSELPELLGLCDRIYTLAEGRITGELDRAQADQETLMRYMTTTHGQEVGR
- the chvE gene encoding multiple monosaccharide ABC transporter substrate-binding protein; protein product: MRKVLATVAGVAVALSLTACGGSGDGGGGGDKGTIGVAMPTKSSERWIADGNNIKKQLEAAGYKVDLQYAEDDIPTQVSQVENMVTKGEKMLVIAAIDGTALGDVLQKAEDTDIPIIAYDRLIRDSDAVDYYTTFDNEKVGELQAQSLLTGLEAKGKAPYNVELFAGSPDDNNATFFWNGAMKVLQPKIDSGDLKIVSGQTGFKQAAILRWDPATAQQRMDNILTKSYSSETVNGVLSPYDGLSLGIIAALKANGYGAGDKPLPVVTGQDAEVQSVKSILQGEQYSTIFKDTRELAKVTVAMIKAIGADKKPEVNDTKTYDNGKKVVPSYLLDPVPVTKDSVQKVLVDSGYYTDADLK